One Chondrinema litorale genomic window, ACTAGTAAATTTTTCACTCAATCGACCTTGGTCAAATCACCTGTGCTAAAACTAATACCCCAACCAGTCCGACAACAGAAACAATGGTTTCCATTACAGACCACGTTTTAATAGTATCTGTTACAGAGAGATTAAAGTACTCTTTAAACATCCAGAAGCCAGAATCATTTACGTGAGAAAACATTAAACTGCCTGCACCTGTAGCCAATACCATTAAGTTAGGGTCTACACCAGTTTGACCGATAAATGGTAACATAATTCCTGCACTGGTAAGTCCTGCTACAGTAGCTGATCCAACAGAGACTCTAATAATTGCAGTGATACCCCAAGCAAGAATTAAAGGAGAAATGGAAACATCTTTTAGTAAGCTGGCAATATAATCACTTACTCCACTTTCAATTAAAATTTCTTTTAATGCTCCAGCTCCAGCAATAATTAATAAAATGGGAGCTATACTTTTAATGGCAGATTCTAACGAGCCCATTACATCTTCCATCTTTTTACCTCTGTTTACTCCCAAAGTAAAAATAGCGACTACAACGGCGATTATCATGGCAATAATTGGGTCTCCAATAAATGAAATGAATTTACCAGCTGATGAACCTTCTTCAACCAAAAGCTTAAGCAAAGGAGCGAAACCTAATAAAAGTACTGGAAGCAAAGCAGTAAATACACTGATGAAAAAACTAGGCATCTCATCTTCTTCTAACACTTCAGCTTTGTAAAATTCTGCCAATGGTTTCGGATTATATTTTTTTAATGTTTGTGCGAAAACTGGTCCGCCTAAGATAATTGCTGGAACAGCTACGCACATTCCATATAAAAGTGTAGTACTCAGATCAGCTCCATATATTACAACAAGCGAAGAAGGGGCAGGGTGAGGAGGTAAATAACCATGTGTTACAGAAAGTGCAGAGAGCATGGGTAAACCAATATATAAAAGTGGTAATTTAGAAATGGCACCTACTGTAAATACCAGTGGAACCATAATTACAAACCCTACTGAATAAAACATAGGGATACCGATTATAAAACCAGTAAGTAGTAATGCCCATAGTAAATATTTTTTACCAAAGGCTTTCATAAGGCTGTGGGTTATTCGCTGAGCAGCACCGCTGTCTGCTACAAGTTTACCAAGCATAGCACCAAAACCAAGAATAATAATAAGAAAACCAAGTGTGCTGCCTATACCTTTTTGTACTGCTTCGGAGACGGCTTCGGGTGCCATTCCTTCGGCCAAACCAACACCAAGTGAAACAAGAATAAAGGCAATAAAAGCATTCAGTTTAAAATATCCGATGAGTATAACTAGGGCGAGAATCCCTAACAAAACAATAATTAGAGGCATTACATGAAGTTTGTTGATTACAAAATTTGCTCAATATACAATTTAATTAGTATTCTCAAAGAATGGGAAGGTGGTCAATCGCAAATTTTGCTTTGTTAGGGGGGAATTTATACTACTAAAAGTGATAATACACTTCAAAAAACCAGATTCAGGGACTAACTATTCATCAGTTCCTGAAAAAGGTCTACGTGTTTGCCAACGTCATAACCATCTAAGAGTGCATGGTGCACATGGATAGAACAAGCCATGTATTTCTTTCCATCTTTATCGAATAATTTGCCGAAAGAGATTTTAGGTACGCTGTCTTTGTAGACAAAATGTCTGGCATGCGAAAGAGAAGTAAATTTTAACCAAGGTAAAGATGAGTAGTGAATTACATTGTCTCCCGATTTAGAAGGTAACAAGGTTTTACTTGCTTGTACATGGGCAATTTCTTCTTTCGCAGCAATTAAAAATTTATCGAAATTTTCATGAAAAGGAATATAACTAAAACCGAAAGTATTATCAGGTCGGTTAATAGTAGCCGAAGCATTAATACTTTCGTGAATGATTACTTCTTTTCCTTCGATTCTATAGCGAAAACTTTCGATCTTGTTTGCTGCCAATAACGATTTATGCAGATAATATAGAAAAAAAGAAACACCAGATGCTTTGGCTTTTTTATAAGCTTGGGTACAGTCAATTTCTACAGTAACGCCAAAAAAAGGCTCGTCAAACTGGCTAAAAAAGTAAAAATGTTCCTTTCTTGGCCAGTTTTCTATATCAAGTATATTTTTCATAATTATAAGAGGTGGTCAAGAACTTCTTTTACCGAGCTCAACTGTTTGAATTTAGGATGATCTATTTCAGTATCAATTTTTTCATACTCCCAAGTGGTATGAAACGGAATATGGAAACCATGAGCACCGAGATTAAGCACAGGCAAAATATCAGATTTAAGTGAGTTACCAATCATTAAAAACTCTTCTGGTTTTATATCCAGATGCTTAATTAGCTTGGTATATTCTTTTTCTTTTTTCTCAGACACAATCTCTGTATGGTGAAAATACTTTTCCAATCCAGACTTAATCAATTTTCTTTCTTGATCTAGTAAGTCTCCTTTGGTTGCCATTACCAGTTTGTACTTTCCTTGTAATTGCTGTAAAACCTCCTCAATGTCGTCGAGTAGTTCGATGGGTTTTTGCAGTAATTCTTGACCAATTTCCAGAATCTTCTCAATGGTATCAACCTTAATGGTTTTATCAGAGATTTTAATGGCAGTTTCGATCATCGAAAGCATAAAGCCTTTTATACCATAACCGTAAAGCGGGAGATTATCTATTTCCACTTTAAACAGCTCTTTTGTAACAGAGTGTTGTGGAAGATAATCGGCCATCATCTGGCTAAACTTTTCTTCAGTTTCTCTAAAATATGGTTCGTTTACCCACAGTGTATCATCGGCATCGAATGCAATAACTTTGATTTGCTCTTTCATAGCATTTAATTAAAATTTGGACAAAATAAATTGTAACTAACTGATAATCAGAGTTAAGCTCATTAGTGAAATGAGGACTTGTCCTTAATT contains:
- a CDS encoding gluconate:H+ symporter — protein: MNKLHVMPLIIVLLGILALVILIGYFKLNAFIAFILVSLGVGLAEGMAPEAVSEAVQKGIGSTLGFLIIILGFGAMLGKLVADSGAAQRITHSLMKAFGKKYLLWALLLTGFIIGIPMFYSVGFVIMVPLVFTVGAISKLPLLYIGLPMLSALSVTHGYLPPHPAPSSLVVIYGADLSTTLLYGMCVAVPAIILGGPVFAQTLKKYNPKPLAEFYKAEVLEEDEMPSFFISVFTALLPVLLLGFAPLLKLLVEEGSSAGKFISFIGDPIIAMIIAVVVAIFTLGVNRGKKMEDVMGSLESAIKSIAPILLIIAGAGALKEILIESGVSDYIASLLKDVSISPLILAWGITAIIRVSVGSATVAGLTSAGIMLPFIGQTGVDPNLMVLATGAGSLMFSHVNDSGFWMFKEYFNLSVTDTIKTWSVMETIVSVVGLVGVLVLAQVI
- a CDS encoding chloramphenicol acetyltransferase, whose translation is MKNILDIENWPRKEHFYFFSQFDEPFFGVTVEIDCTQAYKKAKASGVSFFLYYLHKSLLAANKIESFRYRIEGKEVIIHESINASATINRPDNTFGFSYIPFHENFDKFLIAAKEEIAHVQASKTLLPSKSGDNVIHYSSLPWLKFTSLSHARHFVYKDSVPKISFGKLFDKDGKKYMACSIHVHHALLDGYDVGKHVDLFQELMNS
- a CDS encoding HAD family hydrolase; its protein translation is MKEQIKVIAFDADDTLWVNEPYFRETEEKFSQMMADYLPQHSVTKELFKVEIDNLPLYGYGIKGFMLSMIETAIKISDKTIKVDTIEKILEIGQELLQKPIELLDDIEEVLQQLQGKYKLVMATKGDLLDQERKLIKSGLEKYFHHTEIVSEKKEKEYTKLIKHLDIKPEEFLMIGNSLKSDILPVLNLGAHGFHIPFHTTWEYEKIDTEIDHPKFKQLSSVKEVLDHLL